The Fusobacterium necrophorum subsp. necrophorum genome has a window encoding:
- a CDS encoding YicC/YloC family endoribonuclease: protein MRSMTGYAKLLYEDEKYALQLEMKSVNNKNLSCKIKLPYNLNFLETKIRNEIATKVLRGSVELRIELEEKEESIEEIKYDKNLTKAYFETLSSMERELGENFSNKMDLLVRNFNVLKKGNRQVSEEEYSHFLVPKIQELLLPFLQSREEEGRRLQTFFLEKLEVLKGYVAKIEEYQAVVVERYKEKLLSRLQSCREDLHFEESDILKEVMIFTDRADISEELSRLKSHLQQLERELNSEEAALGKKIEFLLQEIFRELNTTGVKSNLYEISNLVVSAKNELEKIREQIMNIE from the coding sequence ATGAGAAGCATGACAGGATATGCAAAGCTTCTGTATGAAGATGAAAAATATGCTTTGCAGCTGGAAATGAAAAGTGTAAACAACAAAAACTTATCGTGTAAAATCAAACTTCCTTATAATTTAAATTTTTTGGAAACGAAAATTCGAAATGAAATTGCAACGAAGGTATTAAGAGGTTCTGTCGAGTTACGCATTGAGCTGGAGGAAAAAGAGGAAAGTATCGAGGAAATCAAATATGATAAAAACTTGACAAAGGCGTATTTTGAAACTCTTTCTTCTATGGAACGGGAATTGGGAGAGAACTTTTCCAATAAAATGGATTTGTTGGTTCGAAACTTTAATGTATTGAAAAAGGGAAACCGTCAAGTTTCCGAAGAAGAATACAGTCATTTCTTAGTTCCGAAAATTCAAGAATTGTTACTTCCTTTTTTACAAAGTCGAGAAGAAGAAGGACGTCGACTTCAAACCTTTTTCTTAGAAAAATTGGAAGTTTTGAAAGGCTATGTTGCAAAAATAGAGGAATACCAAGCGGTAGTTGTGGAGAGATACAAAGAAAAATTACTTAGCCGATTACAAAGTTGCCGGGAAGATTTGCACTTTGAAGAAAGCGATATTTTGAAAGAAGTGATGATTTTTACGGATAGAGCGGATATTTCAGAGGAGCTGTCACGTCTAAAAAGTCACTTACAACAGTTGGAACGGGAGCTGAACAGTGAAGAAGCAGCTTTGGGAAAGAAGATTGAGTTTTTATTACAAGAAATTTTTCGGGAATTGAATACTACAGGGGTAAAATCCAATTTATATGAAATTTCCAATTTGGTCGTTTCTGCAAAAAATGAATTAGAAAAAATCAGAGAACAAATTATGAATATTGAGTAA